From Butyricimonas paravirosa, one genomic window encodes:
- a CDS encoding LptF/LptG family permease: MKKLDLYIIRKFLGTFFFSMVLILSIVVVFDLSERLEKFIENEAPVKAIIFDYYLNFVPYFANVFSSLFTFISVIFFTSKMAYNSEIIAILSTGISFRRMVRPYMISAGVIACLSLLLSAFIIPNANKKRIEFSEQYIWKKYSNKEENIHRQIAPGVFIYMSSFNVYSSRGNDFTYEVFREDTLVSKLTAKSISWNKELEKWRINNWTLREFDGIKETYTTGQTIDTLLNFSAAEFSEDPKKIKERLTLPELDEYIARQKLRGSSNVVEFQIEKYKMFSGAFATFILTLIGVCIASRKIRGGMGFHLGLGLLISFSYILFMQFSTVFATNGGMSPLLAVWIPNMLFAVVALFVYRAAPK; this comes from the coding sequence ATGAAAAAATTAGACTTATATATTATCCGGAAGTTCCTAGGTACCTTTTTCTTTTCGATGGTACTGATCTTGAGTATTGTCGTGGTTTTCGACCTTTCGGAGAGATTGGAGAAATTTATTGAGAACGAGGCTCCCGTGAAGGCGATCATATTTGATTATTACCTGAATTTCGTGCCTTATTTTGCGAACGTGTTTTCCTCGTTGTTTACTTTTATTTCTGTTATTTTCTTCACGTCAAAGATGGCTTATAATAGTGAGATTATTGCTATTTTAAGTACGGGTATCAGTTTCCGGAGAATGGTCCGGCCATACATGATATCGGCCGGGGTGATTGCCTGTTTGTCACTTCTTTTGAGTGCTTTTATTATTCCGAATGCCAACAAGAAGCGGATCGAGTTCTCCGAGCAATATATTTGGAAAAAGTATAGTAACAAGGAAGAGAATATTCACCGGCAGATTGCACCGGGTGTTTTTATCTACATGTCGAGTTTTAACGTGTATTCCAGCCGGGGTAATGATTTTACCTACGAGGTATTTCGGGAGGATACGCTGGTTAGTAAGTTGACGGCAAAATCTATTTCATGGAATAAAGAACTTGAGAAGTGGCGGATTAACAACTGGACGCTACGGGAATTTGACGGGATCAAGGAGACTTACACGACAGGACAAACTATTGACACGCTATTAAATTTTAGTGCGGCGGAATTCTCCGAGGACCCCAAGAAAATTAAGGAGCGCTTGACATTACCGGAACTGGATGAATACATCGCCCGGCAAAAATTGCGGGGAAGTAGTAACGTGGTTGAGTTCCAGATTGAGAAGTACAAGATGTTTTCGGGCGCTTTCGCTACATTTATATTGACGTTAATCGGGGTATGTATCGCTTCCCGTAAGATTCGGGGAGGAATGGGGTTCCATTTGGGATTGGGATTGTTAATCAGTTTCTCGTACATATTATTTATGCAATTTTCCACGGTTTTTGCAACCAATGGAGGCATGAGTCCGTTATTAGCGGTATGGATACCGAATATGTTATTTGCTGTGGTGGCGTTATTTGTATACCGGGCGGCACCGAAATAA
- a CDS encoding aminoacyl-histidine dipeptidase, whose translation MSKCICTLEPKAIWENFYKLTQVPRPSNHEEKAREFVMNWAKENGIHAEMDEANNILLSKPATPGMENRKGVILQGHLDMVPQKNEDKQHDFTKDPIEAYIDGEWVTADGTTLGADNGIGVATGMAILLSKDIPHGPVEVLITATEETGMDGANGIRHNWLKGDILLNLDSETEGELYVGCAGGIDGEIAFDYTPEAVPAEHKAFQLSLKGLKGGHSGMDINLGRGNANKLYFRFLKAVSKELDLRLSSVSGGNMRNAIPREAFGIITVPAANADKFLAKVKEYEGIFKAELSAKEPNLTFFAEETALPQNVMPVKVQYNLINAIKACPNGAMRMIDSMPDTVETSNNLAIVKGGEGKIEIYMLMRSSVETAKTSLAQVVASVFELAEASKINFTGEYPGWKPNPDSAIRKEMEEVYMKLYGKKPAIMAIHAGLECGILGSAYPHWDMISFGPTISSPHSPDEKVNIESVSKFWEFLKATLAAIPTK comes from the coding sequence ATGAGTAAATGTATCTGTACGTTAGAACCCAAAGCCATCTGGGAAAACTTTTATAAACTAACTCAAGTTCCACGTCCGTCAAACCATGAAGAAAAAGCCAGAGAATTCGTTATGAATTGGGCAAAAGAAAACGGAATCCATGCTGAAATGGACGAGGCTAACAATATATTATTGAGCAAACCGGCAACCCCGGGAATGGAAAACCGCAAGGGAGTTATCCTGCAAGGTCACCTGGACATGGTTCCTCAAAAAAATGAAGACAAACAACACGACTTCACCAAAGATCCTATTGAAGCATATATCGACGGGGAATGGGTAACAGCAGACGGAACCACTCTTGGAGCAGACAACGGTATCGGTGTTGCCACCGGAATGGCTATTCTATTATCAAAAGATATTCCTCACGGTCCGGTTGAAGTGTTAATCACGGCTACCGAAGAAACCGGAATGGATGGAGCAAACGGCATCCGCCACAACTGGTTAAAAGGAGACATCTTGTTAAATCTTGACTCTGAAACAGAAGGCGAATTGTATGTTGGTTGCGCCGGAGGTATTGATGGAGAAATAGCATTCGACTACACTCCCGAAGCCGTTCCCGCAGAACACAAAGCATTCCAATTATCATTGAAAGGATTAAAAGGTGGTCACTCCGGGATGGACATCAACTTGGGTAGAGGAAACGCCAACAAATTATATTTCCGTTTCTTGAAAGCAGTCAGCAAAGAATTAGACCTCCGTCTTTCTTCCGTATCCGGAGGAAACATGAGAAACGCAATCCCGCGTGAAGCTTTCGGAATCATAACTGTTCCGGCTGCCAATGCAGACAAATTCCTAGCTAAAGTAAAAGAATACGAGGGAATATTTAAAGCTGAATTAAGCGCTAAAGAACCGAATCTCACTTTCTTTGCAGAAGAAACAGCTCTTCCACAAAACGTGATGCCGGTAAAAGTACAATATAACCTGATAAATGCCATCAAGGCTTGCCCGAATGGTGCCATGAGAATGATTGATTCCATGCCGGACACGGTTGAAACATCCAACAACTTGGCGATCGTGAAAGGTGGAGAAGGAAAGATCGAAATCTACATGTTAATGCGTTCTTCTGTTGAAACTGCAAAAACATCGTTAGCTCAAGTAGTAGCATCTGTATTTGAACTGGCAGAAGCAAGCAAGATCAACTTTACCGGAGAATACCCGGGATGGAAACCAAATCCGGATTCAGCTATCCGCAAAGAAATGGAAGAAGTTTACATGAAATTATACGGTAAGAAACCGGCGATCATGGCTATCCATGCCGGATTGGAATGTGGTATCCTAGGATCTGCCTACCCACATTGGGACATGATTTCTTTCGGACCGACCATCAGTTCTCCTCACTCTCCGGACGAGAAAGTGAACATCGAATCTGTAAGTAAATTCTGGGAATTCTTGAAAGCTACATTAGCTGCAATTCCTACGAAATAA
- a CDS encoding S9 family peptidase → MRMFYKLIVCMFIVGFALPGNAQNKGKKFTLEDFNLTYTFRTQGVSGLRSLNDGEHYTVLEDKGKKLVMYSYKTGKAVSTLLDLNDPKYKAVQTIQDYEFSPEEDRILICTNINPIYRRSFTADYFVFDFKNKELKPLSEGGSQRLATFSPTGTKVAFVRDNNIFIADLRFGSEIQITFDGKFNEIINGAPDWVYEEEFGFNKAFEWAPDGSAIAFIKFDESAVKTYHMNMFRGQYPAYEQNALYPSNYSYKYPKAGETNSIVSVHVYDIKDRVTTPMNIGEETDIYIPRIKWTKDPKRLAIMKLNRFQNQLEILLANARVGSTTVLYREENKYYIAESNLDNLIFMEDGQHFIMSSEKSGYSHLYLYAMSGKEIQPITSGKYDVVDFYGYDPVKKLYYYASHEESPLEKYIYSIDLKGKKKKLTPTKGWNEAEFSKSFKYYINIVSNADMPHVYTLYAANGKAVRTLEDNAALKTKLADYNVAKKEFIQIPAADGTTMLNAWLMKPVNFDASKAYPLLIIQYSGPNSQQVSNSWGMDWTQYLAQEGYIVACIDPRGTAARGEEFRKCTYMQLGKIESDDMIAAAKWLAGQSYIDAQKVGIWGWSFGGFMSSLCLMKGNDVFSTAIAVAPVTHWGFYDSIYTERFMRRPQDNPSGYNDNSPINWVKHLKGNLLLCHGTADDNVHVQNTYELSEALVQANKQFDMQIYTNRNHSIYGGYTRLQLYTKFVNYLNQHLK, encoded by the coding sequence ATGAGGATGTTTTACAAGTTAATTGTATGTATGTTTATCGTGGGGTTTGCCCTACCCGGAAACGCTCAAAACAAGGGCAAAAAATTCACTCTGGAAGATTTTAACTTGACCTACACGTTCAGGACACAAGGTGTTTCAGGCCTCCGTTCGCTAAATGACGGGGAACACTATACAGTGTTGGAAGACAAAGGCAAAAAGCTGGTCATGTATAGTTACAAAACCGGGAAAGCCGTAAGCACTTTACTAGACTTGAACGATCCCAAGTACAAAGCTGTTCAGACTATCCAAGATTACGAATTCAGCCCGGAAGAAGACCGGATTCTGATTTGCACGAATATAAATCCGATCTACCGTCGTTCATTCACGGCAGACTACTTCGTGTTCGATTTTAAAAATAAGGAATTAAAACCTTTATCGGAAGGTGGTTCTCAACGTTTGGCAACCTTCTCTCCTACCGGAACGAAAGTGGCATTCGTGAGAGACAACAACATCTTTATCGCGGACTTACGTTTCGGTTCCGAAATTCAAATCACCTTTGATGGGAAATTTAACGAAATCATTAACGGAGCCCCCGACTGGGTATATGAAGAGGAATTCGGATTCAACAAAGCCTTCGAGTGGGCCCCCGACGGCTCTGCCATCGCGTTCATCAAATTTGACGAATCAGCCGTGAAGACTTACCACATGAATATGTTCAGAGGACAATATCCGGCATACGAACAAAATGCCCTTTATCCCTCAAACTATTCCTATAAATACCCGAAAGCCGGGGAAACCAATTCCATCGTGAGCGTCCACGTTTACGACATTAAAGATCGTGTCACCACCCCAATGAATATTGGTGAAGAGACAGATATTTATATACCCCGTATCAAATGGACAAAAGATCCGAAAAGATTAGCTATCATGAAACTGAACCGTTTCCAGAATCAACTGGAAATCCTGTTGGCCAATGCCCGCGTGGGAAGTACAACCGTGCTTTACCGGGAAGAAAATAAATATTATATCGCGGAAAGCAACTTGGACAACTTGATCTTCATGGAAGACGGGCAACATTTCATCATGAGTAGTGAAAAAAGTGGTTATTCTCACCTTTACTTGTATGCCATGAGCGGTAAAGAAATTCAGCCGATCACTTCCGGTAAATACGACGTGGTTGATTTCTACGGGTACGATCCGGTAAAAAAACTTTATTACTACGCCTCTCACGAAGAATCACCTTTGGAAAAATATATCTACTCTATTGACTTAAAGGGTAAGAAGAAGAAACTCACCCCGACAAAAGGATGGAATGAAGCAGAATTCAGTAAATCATTCAAATACTATATTAATATAGTATCTAACGCGGATATGCCTCACGTGTACACCCTCTATGCGGCAAACGGTAAAGCAGTCCGCACGCTGGAAGACAATGCCGCGTTGAAAACGAAACTAGCAGATTACAATGTTGCCAAAAAAGAATTCATACAAATCCCGGCAGCAGACGGAACCACCATGTTAAATGCATGGCTCATGAAACCTGTGAATTTTGACGCATCCAAGGCTTACCCGTTATTAATCATCCAGTACAGTGGTCCGAACTCTCAGCAAGTAAGCAATAGCTGGGGCATGGACTGGACACAATACCTCGCACAAGAAGGTTATATCGTGGCTTGCATCGATCCTCGTGGAACGGCTGCCAGAGGGGAAGAATTCCGCAAATGCACTTATATGCAACTCGGAAAAATCGAAAGTGACGATATGATCGCCGCCGCAAAATGGCTTGCCGGACAATCTTACATTGATGCACAAAAAGTAGGTATCTGGGGCTGGAGCTTTGGTGGATTCATGTCATCACTTTGCCTTATGAAAGGGAACGACGTGTTCTCCACGGCTATCGCCGTTGCTCCCGTTACTCACTGGGGATTCTACGATTCCATCTACACGGAACGCTTCATGAGACGCCCGCAGGATAATCCTTCCGGCTACAATGACAACTCCCCGATCAACTGGGTAAAACATTTAAAAGGAAACTTATTGTTATGCCACGGAACTGCTGACGATAACGTACACGTGCAAAACACCTACGAATTATCCGAGGCTCTTGTACAGGCAAATAAACAATTCGATATGCAGATTTACACCAACCGTAACCATAGCATATACGGCGGTTACACCCGGTTACAACTGTATACCAAATTTGTAAACTATTTGAATCAACATTTGAAATAA
- a CDS encoding polysaccharide biosynthesis protein: MVALITNGLNRMRTLRSFSYTPRWIVFLIDVALAIMAVSVAYLIWVNFQIDRMRLDFVLTGALVIVGIRVISFLLGHTYSGIVRFTGTEDALRIYYVLTAGEIALLLGSGVFFLLYDYLFIPVSVLLTEYVLLTSLMVMSRVIVKKVFAQYIGAERTKKNVIICGSDEYGIMAKHAMDNVEDATYNILAFVDVNDRKAGKIIEGVKIYKMSSLPGLLKRNRVDKVVIAKKMISPDKKREIVEICLAADVNVLEVPRFESWINGELSMRHIRNIKIEDLLERDVIHMEETNLRKQLLNKVVLVTGAAGSIGSEIVRQLTHFNPSLIVLFDQAESPLYDIELELKEECGFTDYKIEIGDVRDASRVEGIFKTYHPNIVYHAAAYKHVPMMEKHPIEGVKTNIFGTKNVADCAVKYDCQRFVMISTDKAVNPTNVMGASKRIAEIYTQSLNRIANTRFITTRFGNVLGSNGSVIPRFKKQIEAGGPITVTHPEITRFFMTIPEACQLVLQAGALGNGGEIFVFDMGKSVKIVDLARKMIKLSGYEVGKDIHIVFTGLRPGEKLYEEVLNVKETTLPTVHERIKIAKVREYNYSEVTDAIKALDIALQTKDNFAVVKQMKCIVPEFKSKNSTYESIDFQMEEEGVEHHMEEVLNKIQVAENLEVRE, translated from the coding sequence ATGGTTGCACTTATCACAAATGGTCTGAATAGAATGAGGACATTGCGTTCATTCTCATACACTCCTCGATGGATTGTATTTTTGATCGACGTGGCTCTTGCTATTATGGCAGTTAGCGTTGCCTATCTGATTTGGGTCAATTTCCAGATTGACCGGATGAGATTGGATTTTGTCTTGACCGGGGCCCTTGTTATTGTGGGTATCCGGGTGATCAGTTTCTTGTTGGGACATACTTATTCCGGAATAGTACGTTTCACGGGAACGGAGGATGCTTTGCGCATCTACTACGTGTTGACGGCAGGGGAGATTGCCCTTCTTTTGGGTAGTGGCGTGTTTTTTCTGTTGTATGATTATCTTTTTATACCGGTTTCCGTTTTACTCACGGAGTACGTTCTTCTGACCAGTTTGATGGTTATGAGCCGGGTGATCGTGAAGAAAGTCTTCGCACAGTATATTGGTGCAGAGCGTACTAAAAAGAATGTAATTATATGTGGTAGCGATGAATACGGTATCATGGCAAAACATGCCATGGATAACGTGGAGGATGCCACGTATAATATTCTTGCTTTTGTTGATGTGAATGATCGGAAAGCGGGAAAGATTATCGAGGGGGTCAAGATCTATAAGATGTCGTCTTTACCCGGTTTGTTGAAACGTAACCGGGTGGACAAGGTGGTCATCGCCAAAAAGATGATTTCTCCGGATAAAAAACGGGAAATTGTCGAGATCTGCTTGGCCGCTGATGTGAACGTACTCGAAGTACCTCGTTTTGAAAGTTGGATTAACGGGGAGTTAAGTATGCGGCATATCCGGAATATCAAGATCGAAGATTTGTTGGAGAGGGACGTGATTCACATGGAGGAGACCAATCTTCGGAAACAATTATTGAATAAAGTGGTTTTGGTGACCGGGGCGGCTGGTTCTATCGGGAGTGAAATCGTGCGGCAGTTGACGCATTTTAATCCTTCTTTGATCGTTTTGTTTGATCAGGCCGAATCTCCGCTTTATGATATTGAGCTGGAACTGAAGGAAGAGTGTGGTTTCACGGATTATAAAATTGAGATCGGGGATGTACGTGATGCGAGCCGGGTGGAAGGAATCTTTAAAACATATCATCCCAATATCGTGTATCATGCGGCTGCTTATAAGCACGTTCCCATGATGGAAAAACACCCGATTGAAGGTGTGAAAACTAATATTTTCGGAACGAAAAATGTTGCCGATTGTGCTGTGAAGTATGATTGCCAGCGTTTCGTGATGATCTCTACCGATAAAGCGGTGAACCCGACGAATGTTATGGGTGCAAGTAAGCGTATAGCGGAAATTTACACGCAATCATTGAATCGCATCGCGAATACTCGTTTTATTACTACTCGTTTTGGGAACGTTTTGGGATCGAATGGTTCAGTGATCCCTCGTTTCAAGAAACAGATAGAGGCGGGTGGTCCGATAACGGTTACTCACCCGGAAATAACTCGTTTTTTCATGACTATTCCCGAGGCATGTCAGCTCGTTTTGCAAGCGGGGGCGTTGGGAAATGGCGGTGAAATATTTGTTTTTGACATGGGTAAGAGCGTTAAGATTGTCGATCTGGCTCGTAAGATGATTAAACTTTCCGGTTATGAAGTTGGGAAAGATATTCATATCGTTTTTACCGGTTTGAGACCGGGAGAGAAATTGTACGAGGAGGTGCTTAACGTGAAGGAGACAACTTTGCCGACCGTGCATGAACGAATAAAGATTGCCAAAGTACGTGAATATAATTATAGTGAAGTTACGGATGCGATAAAGGCTCTTGATATAGCTTTGCAGACAAAAGATAATTTTGCCGTGGTGAAACAAATGAAATGTATCGTACCTGAGTTTAAATCGAAAAATTCAACCTATGAATCTATTGATTTCCAGATGGAAGAGGAAGGTGTAGAACATCATATGGAAGAGGTTTTAAATAAAATTCAGGTAGCCGAAAATTTAGAAGTCAGAGAGTAA
- a CDS encoding pseudouridine synthase → MNRETKRPRITRPIENRDENRRSRTPRFENREGGESETRRPNRFNTDRPRREQGHGYIRDLNKERERERNEGTGDRDNGNRYYRDSDRNRERGDRDNNRYENRDNRRSYERGNRDNNRFSDRGERRERRPQDRDENAERRDNRYQNRDRNDRREEGRRERGFREEGGRGEGYRGDRRDRREGDDRRDRYSDRPARKVFTRRADGDGAPKSVYSKKKQIEYRKKNEGQETELRLNRYIAKGGVCSRRDADVLIAAGRVKVNGEVVQQVGVKVKRTDRVEVDDQVITPERKVYLVLNKPKDYVTTVEDPLERRTVMTLIEGACKERVYPIGRLDRQTTGVLLFTNDGDLAKKLTHPKYNQKKIYHVFLDKVVQTGDLEAIRKGIDLEDGFIQADDVRVAEDDRTQVGIEIHSGRNRIVRRIFEHLGYQILRLDRVFFAGITKKNLPRGHWRFLTEDEVNILKAY, encoded by the coding sequence ATGAATAGGGAGACTAAAAGACCTAGAATTACAAGGCCGATCGAGAATCGTGATGAGAATCGTCGGAGCAGAACACCGCGTTTCGAAAACCGTGAAGGTGGAGAAAGCGAAACAAGAAGACCTAACCGTTTCAACACGGACAGACCGAGACGGGAACAAGGACACGGGTATATCCGTGATTTGAACAAAGAACGGGAGAGAGAGCGTAACGAGGGTACGGGAGATCGAGATAACGGGAATCGTTATTACCGGGATTCAGATAGAAACCGTGAAAGAGGGGATCGGGATAATAATCGTTACGAGAATCGGGATAATAGAAGATCGTACGAGAGAGGTAACAGGGATAACAATCGTTTTTCCGATCGTGGAGAGCGTCGTGAAAGGCGGCCTCAAGATCGGGATGAAAATGCAGAAAGAAGAGATAATCGTTATCAAAACAGGGATCGTAATGATCGACGTGAGGAAGGACGTCGGGAAAGAGGTTTCCGTGAGGAAGGAGGACGTGGAGAAGGGTATCGTGGCGATCGTCGGGATCGCAGAGAGGGGGATGATCGTCGGGATCGTTATTCTGATCGTCCGGCGAGAAAAGTGTTTACCCGTCGGGCAGATGGGGATGGCGCTCCCAAAAGTGTGTATAGTAAGAAAAAACAAATTGAATATCGCAAGAAGAACGAGGGGCAGGAGACAGAATTACGCTTGAACCGTTATATCGCTAAAGGCGGGGTGTGTTCACGTCGTGATGCTGATGTGTTGATTGCAGCCGGTCGGGTGAAAGTAAACGGGGAAGTCGTGCAACAAGTTGGGGTAAAAGTAAAACGTACGGATCGAGTGGAGGTAGATGATCAAGTGATTACTCCCGAGCGTAAAGTATACTTGGTGTTGAATAAGCCGAAAGATTACGTGACGACCGTGGAAGATCCTTTGGAACGTAGAACCGTGATGACCTTGATCGAGGGAGCTTGTAAAGAGCGCGTGTACCCGATTGGACGACTTGACCGCCAGACCACGGGAGTGTTGCTTTTCACGAATGATGGCGATTTGGCCAAGAAATTGACACACCCGAAGTATAACCAGAAAAAGATATACCACGTGTTCTTGGACAAGGTGGTTCAAACGGGCGACTTGGAGGCTATTCGTAAGGGAATCGACTTGGAGGATGGCTTTATCCAGGCGGATGACGTGAGAGTGGCGGAAGATGATCGTACACAGGTGGGGATTGAAATTCATTCCGGTAGAAATCGTATCGTCCGGAGGATTTTCGAGCATTTGGGGTACCAGATTCTTCGTTTGGACCGTGTCTTTTTTGCTGGGATCACGAAGAAAAATCTGCCCAGGGGTCACTGGCGTTTCCTAACTGAAGATGAGGTTAATATTTTAAAGGCCTACTAA
- a CDS encoding AMP-binding protein → MTLKKLTLPELLKNSCSKFSKNLSLNFVASGKRTYQDLYNEVVSIANHLLHLGVKKGDKVAILSANMPNWGITQFAIANIGAIAVPILPGFCSTELQNILEHAEVKVIFVSRLLAKCLEGVKTPFLEHKILINNFATMPEGCYQPEDLDKLVPDINLNNTTPLPEVSIEEEDIASIIYTSGTTGFSKGVVLTHKNLVWDARQCRTIQPVDETYRFVSILPMAHTYENTLGLLLPLMFGAQVYYLDRVPTPKLLVPAMQKIRPTVVLSVPLIIEKIYKSQVLPKFTSSKLMSKLYQFAPARKLFNRLAGKKLMETFGGELKFFGIGGSKLDGTVEQFLREAKFPYAIGYGLTETAPMAAGSNPSQTFLQGVGPVMEGVQIKINNPDKSGQGEIWIKGPNVMKGYYKRPELTAETFTEDGWFKTGDLGSFDKKNRLAIRGRIKTMILGASGENIYPEEIESIINNFRFVNESLVVENSGKLVAMVHFNMEELEKQYQKLKDQAGNYKEKINDYIEEQKQELRDYVNARVNNFSKLQLVLVQHEPFEKTPTHKIKRFLYCK, encoded by the coding sequence ATGACTTTAAAGAAATTGACACTACCGGAACTCTTGAAAAATAGCTGTTCCAAGTTTTCAAAAAATTTATCTTTAAATTTTGTCGCAAGCGGAAAAAGAACTTACCAAGATCTATATAACGAAGTTGTATCTATTGCTAACCACTTACTTCATCTAGGTGTAAAGAAAGGAGACAAGGTTGCCATTTTAAGTGCGAATATGCCGAACTGGGGAATCACCCAATTTGCCATCGCAAACATCGGAGCCATTGCCGTACCGATCTTACCGGGATTCTGTTCTACAGAACTCCAGAATATATTGGAACATGCAGAGGTAAAAGTGATCTTCGTTTCCCGCCTACTGGCAAAATGTTTGGAAGGAGTAAAAACACCATTCCTTGAGCATAAAATCCTGATCAATAACTTTGCCACCATGCCGGAAGGATGCTACCAACCGGAAGACTTGGATAAATTGGTCCCGGATATTAATTTGAATAATACAACCCCTCTTCCCGAAGTTTCAATTGAAGAAGAGGACATTGCATCAATCATTTACACCTCCGGTACAACAGGATTCTCGAAAGGAGTAGTCTTAACACACAAAAACTTGGTATGGGATGCACGTCAGTGCCGTACCATTCAACCTGTAGATGAAACCTACCGTTTCGTAAGTATTCTGCCCATGGCACATACTTACGAAAACACACTGGGACTTTTGTTGCCCTTGATGTTCGGAGCACAAGTATATTATCTGGATCGAGTACCGACCCCCAAATTACTTGTTCCGGCAATGCAGAAAATCCGTCCTACGGTAGTTTTATCCGTACCCTTGATTATAGAGAAAATTTACAAGTCGCAAGTGTTGCCTAAATTCACCAGTTCGAAATTGATGAGCAAGCTCTACCAATTCGCTCCGGCTCGTAAATTATTCAACCGATTGGCAGGAAAGAAACTAATGGAAACCTTTGGTGGGGAACTAAAATTCTTCGGAATCGGTGGTTCTAAACTGGATGGTACCGTGGAGCAATTCCTTCGGGAAGCTAAATTCCCCTATGCTATCGGTTACGGACTTACTGAAACAGCTCCTATGGCTGCAGGTTCCAACCCGTCACAGACCTTCCTTCAAGGAGTAGGTCCCGTCATGGAAGGTGTGCAAATTAAAATCAACAATCCCGACAAGAGCGGACAAGGTGAAATCTGGATCAAAGGTCCTAACGTGATGAAAGGATACTACAAACGTCCGGAACTCACTGCGGAAACCTTCACGGAAGACGGTTGGTTCAAAACGGGAGACTTGGGTTCTTTCGACAAGAAGAATAGATTAGCTATCCGCGGAAGGATCAAAACCATGATTCTCGGTGCATCCGGAGAAAACATCTACCCGGAAGAAATCGAATCTATCATTAATAATTTCCGTTTCGTGAACGAATCCCTCGTAGTGGAAAATAGCGGTAAACTGGTAGCAATGGTCCATTTTAACATGGAAGAACTTGAAAAACAGTACCAGAAATTGAAAGACCAAGCCGGGAACTACAAGGAAAAAATCAACGACTACATTGAAGAACAAAAACAAGAACTACGGGATTACGTGAATGCCCGGGTGAACAACTTCTCAAAACTACAACTTGTACTCGTACAACATGAACCTTTTGAAAAGACTCCCACTCACAAAATCAAACGTTTCTTGTATTGCAAATAA
- the tgt gene encoding tRNA guanosine(34) transglycosylase Tgt has product MKYTLLAKDKNSDARCGVLTTDHGNIETPIFMPVGTVGTVKAVHARELKEDIKAQIILGNTYHLYLRPGTEVLEEAGGLHKFNSWDRPILTDSGGFQVFSLGDCRKITEEGVVFRSHIDGSKHLFTPENVMDIQRKIGADIIMAFDECPPGQSEYGYAKNSLELTQRWLERCVKRLDSTEPLYGYHQSLFPIVQGCTFRDLREKAAEHAVSLDREGYAIGGLAVGEEAEVMYEMIQVVNRILPQDKPRYLMGVGTPENILEAISLGVDMFDCVMPTRNGRNGMLFTTEGVVNIKNKKWEKDFSRIDPAGLSFVDDDYSKAYLRHLIKADEILGLQICSIHNLSFYLWLVREARKHILEGDFVTWKESTIKKVTRRL; this is encoded by the coding sequence ATGAAATATACCCTTTTAGCGAAAGACAAAAACAGTGATGCACGATGTGGTGTGTTAACCACGGATCATGGGAATATTGAAACTCCGATCTTTATGCCTGTGGGTACGGTGGGAACCGTGAAAGCCGTGCATGCGAGAGAGTTGAAGGAAGATATTAAGGCCCAGATCATTTTGGGCAACACGTATCATTTGTATTTGCGACCGGGTACAGAGGTGTTGGAAGAGGCAGGGGGACTACATAAATTTAATTCATGGGATCGTCCGATCCTCACGGATAGTGGCGGTTTTCAAGTTTTTTCTTTAGGAGATTGTCGGAAAATCACGGAAGAAGGGGTCGTCTTCCGTTCTCATATTGATGGTTCGAAACATCTGTTTACTCCTGAAAATGTCATGGATATTCAGCGTAAGATAGGGGCTGATATAATCATGGCATTTGATGAGTGTCCCCCGGGGCAGAGTGAATACGGTTATGCGAAGAATTCATTGGAGCTGACCCAGCGTTGGTTGGAACGATGCGTGAAACGACTTGATTCCACGGAGCCATTGTACGGTTATCACCAGTCGCTTTTTCCGATCGTGCAAGGATGTACTTTCCGGGATTTGCGGGAAAAGGCAGCGGAACACGCTGTTTCTCTTGATCGAGAGGGATATGCAATCGGGGGATTAGCTGTTGGGGAAGAGGCTGAGGTCATGTACGAGATGATTCAAGTCGTAAACCGGATTTTGCCGCAGGATAAGCCCCGTTACCTGATGGGTGTCGGGACCCCGGAGAATATTTTGGAGGCAATCTCTTTAGGTGTGGATATGTTTGATTGCGTGATGCCGACCCGAAACGGGAGAAATGGTATGCTGTTTACCACGGAGGGCGTGGTCAATATAAAGAACAAGAAGTGGGAGAAGGATTTCAGTCGTATTGATCCGGCCGGGTTGAGTTTTGTAGATGATGATTACTCGAAAGCGTATTTGCGCCATTTAATCAAGGCGGATGAAATTTTAGGGCTACAAATTTGCTCGATCCATAATTTGTCGTTTTATTTGTGGTTAGTACGTGAAGCTCGTAAACATATACTGGAAGGAGATTTCGTGACGTGGAAAGAGAGTACGATAAAGAAAGTTACAAGAAGATTATAG